CTGTTTGGTTGGCGATCGGGTGATCGATCAGGTTCACCCTTGTGAGTTACTCGTGGCTCACTTCGCGTGTCGTACCGCGTAGATCATGACGAACGCCACGATGTGGATGCCGAAGAGGAAGTAGCCGAGCAAGTACCAGACCTTGCGTTCGTCCTTGGTTTCCTGGGCCAGGCGGCGCTGCTCCAGGTTCTCCAGGGAGGCGGAGGTCTCGGGTTCGGGGGTTTCGGGCATCACGGCTCCCGGTGGACCTTGGTGTTGGAGGCCTGGGCGCGGGGGCGGAGGACCAGGAGGTCTACGTTGACGTGGCTGGGGCGGGTGACCGTCCAGGTGATCGTCTCTGCCACGTCGTCGGCCGTGAGGGGGCCGGGCACGCCCTCGTAGACCTTTGCCGCCCGGTCGGCGTCGCCGCCGAAGCGGGTCAGGGCGAACTCGTCCGTCTTCACCATGCCGGGGGCGATCTCGATGACGCGCACCGGCTGGCCGACGATCTCCAGGCGGAGGGTCTCGGCGAGGACGTGGGCGCCGTGCTTGGCGGCCACATAGCCCGCGCCGCCCTCGTAGGTGCCGTGGCCGGCCGTGGAGGACACGACGACGATCACGCCGTCGCCGCTCGCCACCAGCTTCGGCAGCAGGGCCTGGGTGAGGTTCAGGGTGCCGATGACGTTCGTCTCGTACATCGAGCGCCAGGCGGCCGGGTCGCCGGTTGCCACCGGGTCCGCGCCGAGCGCGCCGCCCGCGTTGTTCACGAGGACGCCGATCGTCTCGAACGCCGTCGCGAACTCGTCCACCGCAGCACGGTCCGTCACGTCCAGCGGGTACGCCGTCGCCGAGTGGCCCGCCTTCGTCAGCTCCTCGGCCAGCGCCTCGATACGGTCCTTGCGGCGGGCGGTGAGGACGACGCGGTACCCGGCCTCCGCGAGCTGCCGGGCCGTGGCGGCGCCGATACCGCTGCTCGCACCGGTGACTACGG
The genomic region above belongs to Streptomyces sp. CG1 and contains:
- a CDS encoding SDR family NAD(P)-dependent oxidoreductase, which encodes MAPAPASRIAVVTGASSGIGAATARQLAEAGYRVVLTARRKDRIEALAEELTKAGHSATAYPLDVTDRAAVDEFATAFETIGVLVNNAGGALGADPVATGDPAAWRSMYETNVIGTLNLTQALLPKLVASGDGVIVVVSSTAGHGTYEGGAGYVAAKHGAHVLAETLRLEIVGQPVRVIEIAPGMVKTDEFALTRFGGDADRAAKVYEGVPGPLTADDVAETITWTVTRPSHVNVDLLVLRPRAQASNTKVHREP